The Osmia bicornis bicornis chromosome 9, iOsmBic2.1, whole genome shotgun sequence genome has a segment encoding these proteins:
- the LOC114874436 gene encoding 60S ribosomal protein L4 — MALSTARPLVTVYTDKNETSGETISLPAVFKAPIRPDIVNFVHQQVSKNSRQPYCVSKEAGHQTSAESWGTGRAVARIPRVRGGGTHRSGQGAFGNMCRGGRMFAPTKPWRRWHRKINVNQKRYALVSSIAASGVPALVQSKGHMVQEVPEFPLVVSDKIQEYSKTKQAVIFLRRIKAWNDIQKVYKSQRFRAGKGKMRNRRRIQRRGPLIVYGQDQGIRKAFRNIPGIDLMNINKMNLLKLAPGGHIGRFVIWTKSAFEKLDALYGTWRKESQLKADYNLPFPKMANTDLARLLKADEIRKVLRAPRKKVVRSVKKLNPLTNTRAMLRLNPYAAVLKRAAILTARKRQHEKELILAEKRGLKLPKSVPAVKTKLLLERRRKQILAAKAAKPKKTKTVKKAKTATAAKPEKVTKPTEKAAGKPAASKAAPVKK, encoded by the exons ATG GCGTTATCAACGGCGCGACCCCTTGTTACGGTTTATACCGATAAAAATGAGACGTCGGGCGAAACAATTTCTCTGCCGGCTGTGTTCAAAGCACCAATTCGGCCCGATATTGTAAATTTCGTTCACCAACAAGTTTCAAAGAATAGTAGACAACCATATTGTGTGTCTAAAGAGGCTG GTCATCAAACCTCTGCTGAATCATGGGGAACAGGACGTGCCGTAGCACGTATTCCGCGTGTTCGCGGTGGTGGTACTCACCGCTCTGGTCAGGGTGCGTTTGGTAACATGTGTAGAGGAGGACGCATGTTTGCCCCGACCAAGCCATGGAGACGTTGGCACCGCAAAATTAATGTTAACCAGAAAAGATATGCTCTGGTTTCCTCTATCGCTGCATCTGGTGTTCCAGCTCTTGTACAATCTAAAG GTCACATGGTACAAGAGGTTCCAGAATTCCCTTTGGTAGTATCAGACAAAATTCAAGAGTACAGTAAAACTAAGCAAGCTGTTATCTTTTTAAGACGTATCAAGGCATGGAATGATATCCAAAAG GTATACAAATCCCAACGTTTCCGTGCTGGCAAGGGTAAAATGCGTAACCGTAGACGTATTCAGCGTCGAGGACCTTTGATCGTATACGGTCAAGATCAG GGCATTCGCAAGGCGTTCCGTAACATTCCCGGTATCGATCTTATGAATATCAATAAGATGAATCTTTTAAAATTAGCACCTGGTGGTCACATCGGTCGTTTCGTAATCTGGACAAAGTCTGCCTTCGAGAAACTTGATGCTCTGTACGGAACATGGCGTAAGGAATCCCAGCTGAAAGCTGATTACAACTTACCTTTCCCCAAAATGGCAAACACAGATTTGGCAAGACTTTTGAAAGCTGACGAAATCCGTAAGGTTTTGAGAGCACCAAG GAAGAAGGTGGTCCGCAGTGTGAAGAAATTGAACCCGTTGACCAATACCCGTGCGATGTTGCGTCTGAATCCATATGCCGCTGTTCTGAAACGCGCAGCAATCTTGACTGCAAGGAAACGTCAACACGAGAAGGAACTTATTCTGGCCGAGAAGCGTGGA CTGAAGCTTCCAAAGTCTGTACCAGCTGTAAAGACCAAGCTGCTGTTAGAAAGACGTAGGAAACAAATATTAGCTGCAAAAGCAGCTAAACCTAAGAAGACAAAAACCGTGAAGAAGGCAAAAACCGCTACCGCGGCTAAGCCTGAAAAAGTGACTAAACCAACTGAAAAAGCCGCAGGGAAACCTGCGGCATCAAAAGCTGCACCCGTAAAGAAGTAA
- the LOC114874437 gene encoding pre-mRNA-splicing factor SPF27 codes for MAGEVIVDALPYIDQGYDEPGVREAALAMVEEETRRYRPTKNYLEHLPPLNINAFETEVMKHEFERMQNRLPMEVLSMKRYELPPPPPGKMNDLAAWNESVENSSAQLEHQATRICNLELMMDYGCEAWKSYLEILVQLVSQAQKQLQALRKKIQEVNWQRKSMQTQGGEKLRALEAQWVGLVSKNYEIEQACVHLEEEIQKSMINKGEGLEISDVPGEEEPDIPGKNATEVMASEMDLQEQQENQEP; via the exons ATGGCAGGAGAAGTTATTGTTGATGCACTTCCGTACATTGATCAGGGCTATGATGAACCTGGAGTTAGAGAAGCG GCTCTGGCAATGGTTGAAGAAGAAACGCGTCGTTATAGGCCAACAAAGAATTATTTAGAACACTTGCCACCATTAAATATAAATGCTTTTGAAACAGAAGTAATGAAACATGAATTTGAGAGGATGCAAAATCGTTTGCCAATGGAAGTACTCAGTATGAAACGGTACGAGCTACCTCCACCTCCACCAGGAAAAATGAATGATCTTGCTGCATGGAATGAAAGTGTGGAAAACAGTAGTGCTCAATTGGAACACCAGGCAACTAG AATCTGTAATCTTGAACTAATGATGGATTATGGATGCGAGGCATGGAAATCTTACTTAGAAATATTGGTGCAACTAGTAAGTCAAGCTCAGAAGCAATTACAAGCATTGAGAAAAAAGATTCAGGAAGTTAATTGGCAAAGAAAATCTATGCAAACTCAAGGAGGAGAAAAACTGAGAGCATTAGAAGCCCAATGGGTTGGATTAGTatcaaaaaattatgaaattgaaCAAGCATGTGTTCATTTAGAGGAAGAAATACAGAAATCTATGATAAACAAAGGTGAAGGTCTAGAGATTAGTGATGTACCAGGAGAGGAAGAACCAGATATTCCAGGGAAAAATGCTACAGAGGTCATGGCATCAGAAATGGATCTACAGGAGCAACAAGAAAATCAAGAACCTTAA
- the LOC114874440 gene encoding protein brawnin: protein MPYGKSWFRFLSFATLSIVSMAAGSQIVHNIYKPLDDLDHLIEEAVKARLSEDQNVLTDKHDVM from the coding sequence aTGCCATATGGTAAATCATGGTTTCGATTTTTGTCTTTCGCCACATTATCAATAGTATCAATGGCGGCAGGTTCGCAAATTGTGCACAACATATACAAACCACTCGACGATTTGGATCATCTTATAGAAGAGGCAGTAAAAGCAAGATTATCCGAAGATCAGAATGTACTAACTGATAAACATGATGTAATGTAA
- the LOC114874434 gene encoding colorectal mutant cancer protein isoform X3, giving the protein MQLQLQQQQQQHCQQAIRFTVQPSHVANSGKEILETPRRDDLVYVHCATTEDEEEEEEPKGLTRSRSWLCCPSDRSGDRTVPIQVETNQRDKQESLHAAALSSLRSEVAELNSRLVAATRAREAAEAALVRAEVQAARAEQRAEQQAARHEERLTELHSVIAELGRQLERHRATVIAEEDESEIETSRDAEGSITNPVEESEAGGDIQGDGDRTLGDVDSSCCEDIEPRTTENGREQLDSPAALPTPEPAQQANSCQSVAVAALQEEVTALRTEIASLQSQLATFKNQSSNHRQQTDSDSPRRETRTRGNTSSPEPLSAPCSPLLPPLQTPPTKSVTREEAPVLKMAERVRLRRTDERHITGPDITNLGVCSTMVAEHLVSDLLEHSNLQELNGSEKQFEVETERLNSRLEHARANNAVLALTLHESKAQCDRLSLLVGKYESNATALRLALSYSDRAIEAYDVLVALLESEIALSTERNSITIDNRRAAEHIAYHVLNKLENERMNTLNSPWDDSIVLSDESEVAWTVEDEQRLRRHISRLKGERAMVRSTAVELESVHAEPLNSKNTISLAEARKLDLETAVLMQELMAMREDKAELRARVFLLEKERATIELKLNARDTQIAAQHAAIEHLQGQLSDTEAMLAMATNKDRGLSDNESEGMESELIEALGREARLKERLQELVSTLDKVNKNSELRHQQSAELVNDLKRANGALVQTLEKSKKKYQSRLKKLEQQMLGMVERHAAQVKTLKQRIALLEEESAGYRTSLPLQSQSSGASETSL; this is encoded by the exons ATGCAACTGCAActgcaacaacaacagcagcaacatTGTCAGCAGGCGATCAGGTTCACGGTGCAGCCGAGTCACGTGGCTAACTCGGGTAAAGAGATCCTTGAGACACCGCGGAGAGACGATTTGGTTTACGTGCATTGTGCAACCACCGAGGatgaagaggaggaagaggaaccGAAAGGATTAACCAGATCCAGGTCGTGGCTCTGTTGCCCTAGTGATCGCAGCGGTGACAGGACTGTCCCTATACAGGTCGAGACTAATCAGAGGGACAAACAGGAGTCA CTTCACGCTGCCGCGTTGTCTTCGCTGCGATCAGAGGtagccgagctgaactcgaGGCTGGTGGCTGCGACTCGCGCGAGGGAAGCCGCCGAAGCGGCTTTGGTCCGAGCCGAGGTGCAAGCTGCAAGAGCGGAACAGAGGGCAGAGCAACAAGCGGCAAGGCACGAGGAGAGACTGACCGAGTTGCATTCCGTGATCGCAGAGCTAGGAAGACAGCTCGAGAGGCATCGGGCTACCGTAATTGCCGAGGAAGATGAGTCTG AAATAGAAACGAGCAGAGACGCGGAAGGTTCCATCACGAATCCAGTCGAAGAGAGCGAAGCAGGAGGTGACATTCAGGGCGATGGAGATCGCACCTTGGGCGATGTCGATTCCAGCTGTTGCGAGGATATCGAACCGCGTACTACAGAG AATGGCAGAGAACAGTTGGACAGTCCAGCGGCACTGCCAACCCCAGAACCAGCGCAACAGGCGAATTCCTGTCAAAGCGTCGCTGTGGCAGCGTTACAGGAAGAGGTGACAGCCCTTCGAACGGAAATCGCTAGCTTACAATCTCAGCTGGCTACTTTTAAGAACCAAAGTAGCAATCACAGGCAACAGACTGACAGTGACTCGCCACGTAGAGAAACTAGG ACAAGAGGCAACACCAGCTCACCGGAACCTTTGAGTGCACCTTGCTCGCCACTCTTGCCACCCCTGCAGACACCGCCGACAAAGAGCGTAACGAGGGAGGAAGCTCCGGTTCTTAAAATGGCCGAGAGGGTGAGACTCAGGAGGACGGACGAGAGGCACATCACAGGACCCGATATTACCAACCTGGGA GTGTGCTCCACGATGGTGGCCGAGCACCTGGTGTCGGATCTCCTCGAGCACTCGAATCTTCAAGAACTGAACGGGTCCGAGAAACAATTCGAGGTCGAAACAGAAAGGTTGAACAGTAGGTTGGAACACGCTCGAGCAAATAATGCGGTGCTTGCATTGACCCTGCACGAAAGCAAAGCACAATGCGATAG ATTGAGTCTTCTAGTTGGAAAGTACGAGTCGAACGCGACCGCCTTACGCTTAGCGCTTTCCTATAGCGATCGCGCGATTGAAGCTTACGATGTTCTAGTAGCACTGCTAGAAAGTGAAATTGCTTTATCGACAGAGAGAAACAGCATTACGATTGATAATAGAAGGGCAGCTGAACATATTGCTTATCACGTTTTGAACAAGTTGGAGAACGAACGTATGAATACCCTGAATTCTCCATGGGATGACAGTATAGTTTTGTCAGACGA ATCTGAAGTAGCTTGGACCGTTGAAGATGAACAGAGACTCAGAAGACACATTAGCAGATTGAAAGGAGAACGGGCTATGGTCAGATCAACTGCGGTAGAATTAGAAAGCGTACACGCTGAACCCTTAAACTCTAAAAACACTATCTCCCTCGCTGAAGCTCGAAAATTAGATTTAGAAACTGCCGTTCTTATGCAG GAATTGATGGCTATGCGAGAAGATAAGGCAGAGTTACGGGCACGGGTTTTCTTATTGGAGAAGGAACGAGCTACtatagaattaaaattaaacgcGCGCGACACGCAAATCGCGGCTCAGCATGCTGCCATTGAACATCTTCAGGGTCAACTCAGTGATACCGAAGCCATGCTGGCAATGGCTACAAATAAA GATCGAGGCTTGAGCGATAACGAGAGCGAAGGCATGGAATCTGAATTAATAGAGGCGTTAGGTCGAGAAGCTAGGCTTAAGGAACGTTTACAGGAGCTGGTATCAACGTTGGATAAAGTTAACAAAAACTCTGAATTAAGGCATCAACAGTCCGCTGAACTCGTTAACGATTTGAAAAGAGCCAATGG AGCTCTGGTGCAAACTTTAGAGAAATCTAAGAAAAAATATCAGTCCAGGTTAAAAAAGTTGGAACAGCAAATGCTAGGCATGGTAGAGAGGCATGCTGCACAG GTGAAAACACTAAAGCAACGAATAGCATTATTAGAAGAGGAATCGGCAGGATACAGAACGAGTCTACCGCTTCAATCACAAAGTTCTGGCGCCAGTGAGACGTCGTTATGA
- the LOC114874439 gene encoding small integral membrane protein 4, whose protein sequence is MTNSILFNKKIRKLIMSMPGKALGEFRLLPVFFVMGALLEFTMIHWKVGEVNFYNTYKRRRVEEAVEERLQQMKMKFAENVE, encoded by the coding sequence ATGACGAATTCAATATTgttcaacaaaaaaataagaaaattgatTATGAGTATGCCTGGAAAGGCTCTTGGGGAATTTCGACTTTTACCAGTTTTCTTTGTAATGGGTGCCTTGCTGGAGTTTACTATGATTCATTGGAAGGTTGGAGAGGTTAACTTTTACAATACGTACAAGAGAAGACGAGTAGAAGAAGCAGTTGAAGAAAGATTAcaacaaatgaaaatgaaatttgctGAAAATGTCGAATAA